Genomic DNA from Planctomycetota bacterium:
CAACAACGAGAACGCCCTCTTCGCCGAATGGGGCTGGGGCGGGTTGGACCGCCTTCCCGATCCCTATGCGGCAACGTTCAGATCGCTGTGGAACGCCTGGCTCCGCAAGAAGCACGGCAACACCGAGGCGCTGGCCAGGGTGTGGAACGTCGGCTCGCAGGCCCTGGGCGGCGAGATGCTGACGAACGGCGACTTCGCCAAGCCCCTTGCTGAGCCGTGGCACATCGAGATCAGCGGCCCGGCCAAGGCCGCCTGGAGCGTGCAGCCCGACGGCCCGGACGGCAAGCCTTTCCTCCGCGTCGCCGTCGAGAGGATGGGCGACCAGGCCTGGATCCCCCAGTTCGCCCACATCGGCCTCGCCGTCAAGCGGGGGCAGGTCTACACCCTGACGTTCAGGGCCCGTTCCGACAGGAAACGCCGCCTCAGCCTCAACTGCATGATGGCGCACGAGCCGTGGGGCCAGCTCGGCTTCTACACGAGCGTGGAGATCGGCCCCGAGTGGAAGGCCCACCGCCTGAGCTTCATCCCCAACGCCAGCGACGACAACGCCCGCATCACGTTCACGAGCCTGGAGCCGGGCACGTATGAGCTGGCTGCCGTGTCGCTACGGCCCGGCGGCATCGTGGGCCTCGAGCCCGGCCAGAAGCTCGAGGACGACTCCGTCCCCGTTCTGAAGCACGGCCAACTCAGCGTCACCCCCGCCGCGCGAAACGACTGGGCGGACTTCCTGTGGGACACCGAGCGCGATTACTGGTGGGGGATGTACCGCTTCCTGAAGGACGAGTTGAAGTGCCAGCCGCTCGTGGCCGGCACGCAGATGGGCTACAGCCCCACGCACATCCAGGCGGGGCTGGACTTCTGCGACGCGCACTCCTACTGGCAGCACCCGCACTTTCCGGGGCGACCGTGGGACATGGCGAACTGGACGGTGAACAACATCGCCCTGGTCAACAGCCCGCCGGGCACGCTGGGCGATCTCGCCGCGCGGCGTGTCCTCGGCAAGCCCTACGCCGTGAGCGAGTACAACCACCCCATGCCCAACCAGTTCGCCGCCGAGGGCCTGCCGATGATCGCCGCCGTCGGCGCGTTCCAGGGCTGGGACGCCATCTACTCCTTCGCCTACAACCACAACGACCGCCCCGAGCCGCGGCGGATCGAGAGCTTCTTCGACATCAAGGCCGACCCTGCCAAGCTCGCCCACTCCATCGCCTGCGCGGCCATGTTTCTGCGGGGCGACGTGAGGACCTCGGGCGCGATGCTCCGCGCCCGGATGCCGCGGGAGAAGGAGCGCGAGGAACTCCACCGCGCGCTCAACGCCTGGAATCTCAAGACCAGCGCCTTCGGCCTCGACGCCCGGCTCCCGCTCCTCGCCGGCGTCGGCCTGGACATTCAGGAGGCCCCCGCGGCCTCTGCGGCCGCCAGCCCGCCGCTCGCGGCTGAGATGAAGGTCCTCCTGTCACAGACAGGGGAATTGCAGTGGAACGTTTCGGAGAAGGGCGCGGGCTATTTCACCGCGAGCGCGCCGCGGGTGAAACTCTTCACCGGCTTCGTGCGGGGGCGGACGTTCGACCTCGGCGGCGGCGTGAGCCTGGCCATCGGCAAGACGGCGCTCGACTGGGCAACCGTGACGATGACGTGCATTGACGGCGAGGGCTTTGACAAGCCCGGCCGCATCCTCATCGCCGCCACGGGCGACATCCGCAACAAGGGCGCCCAGCTCCGCGACCTCGGCGGCGGCCGCGTGACCCTCGGCAACCAGTGGGGCGACGAGCCCGTGATGTGCGAGGGCGTGCCCGCCGAGATCACGCTGCCCGCCGCGCCTGACCGGGTGAAGCTCTACCCCCTCGACGAGAACGGCCACCGCCGCGCTGCGGTCGCCACCGCCGCGAAGGACGGCAAGGCCCTCCTCCAGCTCGGCCCGGAGCACAAGACGATCTGGTACGAAGTCGAGGTGAAGTGAGGGGAGCCGACACGGACTGGCACGGACCCACACGGACATGCCGCCACGGGCGCCTGGGCCGGCCCTCGTCCGTGTCGGTCCGTGTTCGTCCGTATGCTTCGCCCCTATGGCACGGCCTGGGAGATGATGCCCCAGGCGGCCATCCCTGCCATCGCCGCCGCGAATGCCGCGGCCACGCAGCAGATGAACACCGAGGGGTGCAGCAAGAGGCGCGGCTCGAGGCGATAGAGGCCGACAAGCCCCTTCACGCCCGAAATCCACAGCACCGTTGCGCCGAAAAAGGCGGGCAGCATCAGCAGCGTCACACCCGGGCCGCCCTGGCCCGGCTCCAGGTGCAGGTAGGCGAACGGCACGATCGCGCTGGGCAGCGTGCCGAGAACCGCCTGGCGGAAGAGGCGCTGCTCCCGGCCCGGCTCCTCGACGGGCAGCCCCATCGAGCGCCGCACGCCTCGGTAAATCGCCCGCGCCGCCAGGTAGGCAAGCCAGACGACCAGCAGGAAGAAGCACAGCCGCAGGACCATCCGCATACTGTGAACCCATCACTCACTGGGGGGCAGTTCGGCCATCGGCTCCTCTTCGGGCTGGCGCCTCGCCCGCGCCCACCCGACGATGGCGAGGATGACGCCGATCACCATCACCGCCGGGCCAACAAGCAGGGCGAGGCCCGCGACCACCATCTCGTCGGCGGGGCGGTCCACGTTGTCGTAGACCCTCAGCGCGGCGGACTCGACCGTGGCGCCGAACTCGGTATCGGGCGCGAGCGTGGCCCGCACGCGCAGCTTGCCCGATAGCGGTTCGCGGAACTTCGGCAGGTTGTGCTGCACGTGCACCCGGCCGCCCGAGGCATCGGCCGATTCATCGCGCAGAATCCGCGTCGCGTCGTCCCACCGCAGGGCAGCCTGCTGGGTGAACGGCTGTCCGCCGGCTTCGCCGAGAGTCGTGCACGTGAACGGAAAGCTATAGCGAGGCGTATAGGCGTTCCCCGCTTGCGCGACGGAGGCCGACCGCAGCCGCAGCTCGACGGCCACCTGGCACCCGCGCCGGGGCTCGACCGCGATGGCGTCGGGTGTCGCCTCCTTGCCGACCTCGAGCGGCGCGAGGGCCACGCATCGCGCCTGGAGCGCGCGCTCGATGTCCCGCCCGAACAGCAGCATGGTCGCGCCCATCATCACGATGCCGACCACGGCCAGCCTGCGGCCAAGTTGGGTCATGGGCTGTCTCGGGTGCGTGCGGCGGATTCCCGCTGCCCTTTATCGCCGATCCGGCCGCGCCTGTCAAATCAGGGCACGCGCGGGATGCGCAACAGGGTGAACGGGTAGATGCTGGTGACGTAGAGCGTGCCGTCGCGGGCCACGAGGAGGGCCATGTGGCAGTGGAGGGGGGTGAGCGTGCCGTCGGGCAGCCGGTGGAAGCCGTGGGTCCAGGGCTTCGGCTTGCCGTCGGGGCCGGGGCCGAAGTCGAAGAAATCGGGGTTCTTCACGGCCAGCACGCCAAGGTCTTCCATCTCGCCTGGCTTCCTTGTGGGCGGGACGTCCACGTCCCGCGGATCGCGGCGTGGGGACACGCCGCCCACAATATCCCCTGCCTTTCTTGGGCTGTAGCGGACGACGTGGTGGAGGTAGCCGGCGCCGAAGCCGGTCACGTTGTCCACGCGGATGGCGGCGTAGACCCGCCCGTCGGGCGCCACGCGCAGCGAGCCGCGCGAATCGAAGCCCTTGCCCTCGATCATCCGGCCGAGGTTCGTCGCCACGATGGTCGGCCCCTCGCTCGCCAGGTCCATGGCGAAGAGCGAGGGCTCGGACATGCGAATGAGGTAGGCGGTCCGCCCGTCAGCAGCGAGGTCCCAGCAGATGGGGCCGAGCTTGAGGTCGTCCGCGGTGAGCCTCTGGCCGCTGACCACGATGTCGCGGACGCCTACCTTGTCGGTTGCGGGGTCGTGCTGGGCGAGCTGGAAGTCCCTCGTGATGGCGTTCGCCCGCCCCTTGGCATCGAGCAGCGTGGTGGCGTAGGGGGCGAGCAGCGGCCCCAGTTCGCGGTAGCTCTTGCCCTTGAGGTCGCCGAGCATCCAGTGCTGGTCTTCGCAGGTGACGACGTAGAGGAGGCCGCGGCCCTCGTCGGCGGCCACGTCAATCACGCCCTGGCCGCGACAGGGCATGCCGAGGCACTCGGCCTGGTCGGCCGCGGGGTCGTAGGCCATCACGTAGCCGCCGGGGTAGTCGGCCGTGTCGTCCGGCCCGCGGCGGTAGCCCTGCTTGCTGCCCACGTAGATGCGGCCCGAGGGGCCGACGAAGTTCCGCGTGTGAATCTTCGCCTGCGCCGCATAGCCCGTGGCGGTGAGGCCGCAGAGCTTGTGCGTGTCAATCACCACCCGCTGCTTCTCGGTCTCGGGATCGAACTCGACCAGGAATGCGTTCTGCCCATACTTCGCCGTGCCGATGTAGATGCGGCCGTTCTTGCCCTCGCACAGCGAGAAGTAGCCCGATTCGTCGCTGTGGGTCTCGGGGAGGACGTGGTACGCCTTGCCCCACAGCAGCTTGGGCGGCGTGGCGCCGGCGGCGAGGGTGGAGCAGAGGAACGCCAGGAGCCCGCCAAGAGCGCGCATCACCCTGACTCCTTCGGCGGCACGCGGAAGGCGACGGCGATGCTCGCGAGGGCGGCGGCGACGCCGGCGAGAAAGGTCCACTGGTAGCCGAAATGCTGCCACAGCAGCCCGCCGAGAAGGGGCATGAGGACGGCCGACACGTGGTTCATGGCCACGCCCATGCCCAGCGTGGGCGTGCGTTCGCCGGGCGGGGCGATGCGGCCAACGTACACGGTAAGCGCCGCGGCAAGCGCCGAGAAGCAGTTGTCCGCCACGTAGAGCACGTAGAGGGCATAGCGGTTGCCGATGAACGTGTAGCCGATGAAGATGAGCGTGACGGTGCAGAAGTAGAGCACGAGAATCCGCCGCTCGCCCACGCGGTCAATCAGCCGCCCGACCCACGGCATCGTGAAGTAGCTGATGACCTGCACCGTGCCCAGGAGCAGCAGGATGATCTCAAGCCGCGTGCCGTATTCGCGCACAAGCAGGAACCCCGCGAAGCAGAGGAAAATCTGCCGCCGCCAGCCGTCGAGGAAACTCAGCAGGTAGTAGAGGCCGTAACGGCGGCGAAAGACGAGGCGCGGCCCCGGCGTCTTGAGGTCGCGCGGAATGCCGAAGCACAGGGCCGCCGCGAGCAGCCCGAAGGCGCCTGCCACGAGGAACATCGGGCGCATCCGCACGCCCAGCAGCGTGAGGCCCAGCGCCGCGCCGATGCCCAGCCCGAAACCCGCCGCCCCCGCCGAGCGCACCTGGCCCAGGCGAAAGCCGCTCCGCCCAGGCTCCGCCAGGCTCAGCGTCATGGACTCCGGCAGCGGCATCCACACGTGCAGCCCCTGGCTCCACACCACGCTGGCGATGAGGAGCCAGCGGAAGTCGGGAACAAAGGTGTAGCTGCCCAGGCCCACGGCGAACAGCGCGAGCATCGCCGCGCCCAGCAGCGGCTCGGCCACGCCCGCCAGCAGGGCGAGGATGCCCAGCGACACGATGCCGCACGCCTCGCGCACCGCCTCGAGCACGCCCTTGTGGAAGCCTTTGAGGTCCAGCTCGGCCACCACGAAGTTGTCGCACAGCCCGATCTGGAGGGCGAGGGCGAACGCCACAGCGGCCACGGCCAGGCCGACGAAGAGCAGTGCCCGCCCCCGCTTGGCGTCCGGCATCTCGGGCAACGGCTGCCCTCGCGCATCGAGGTCAGGAGGCATGGCGGCGCGTGCTCCGCGGGTCACAGGCCTTCAGGGTTCCGCACATTGTAGGGCAGGCTGTGCCCGGGGGCAAGCATCGCCGTGCCCGAGGCGGACGCAGGCCCAGTGTTCCCTGAGGCAGGCGGCCCTGCCGCGGCCTCTTCGTCTTCGGGGAAGAGTCGGGAACCTCCCGCGGGTTGGGAACCCGCGGGAGGTTGGGGTTGCGGGAGTTTAGGGTTGGACGCGGGAGCGTTCGGCTCATCGCCCCCACGCGGAGCGTAGGGGCGAGAAAGAGAAGATGACGGAGCGTAGGGGCGAGAAGGGTGAAAGAGCGCAGGGGCGAGAAAGAAGACCTCCGCAAGCGGGACGCTTGCGGCTACGCTTTCTCGTCCCTACGCTCTGCCCCTCTTTCTCGTCCCTACGCTCTGCGTGGGGACGGGCCTCTTCGCCGCTCCGCGGCCTCTCTCTCCTCCGGGAAGATTGGACGCAGTATCCGAGAACCTCCCGCGGGTTGCGAACCCGCGGGAGGTTGGGGTTGGACGCGGGAGGGCCTGTGCCGAGCGGCTGGCGGGCGCAGCCTGCCCATGCTGTATCAACCCTGTGAGGGGGAGAGTGATACAGCATGGGTAGATGGGCGAGAATGGGCGATTCTCGCGGTTCCGGCCATACTCGCTCATCTGCGCGATGAGCAAGTATGTGAGCGGGAATGGCCGGAGGGCGTAAGGCGTTGGGGCATAGAGGGTTATGGGGTGGCCCTCGCCGGCGCCGCAGCCCCGGTCCCACGCTCCCCAGTGGCGGCCACATGAGGTGATGAGCCACATTTGTGTTGACCGGGCGCGCGCCCCGAGCTAGACTTGAGGTAGACAGTTGCCGTGGGGACGAGCGGCTGGCAGTCAGGAGGCTCCTCCCATGGCACAGGCAGTGGCTGAAGAAACCCTGATCAACGGCGTAGACGTGACGGCCCTGGGCGAGAAGGCAGAGGCGCTTCGCAGCGACCCGGGCCTCGGCAAGTCCAGATTCCGCATCACCAACCGCTGGCTCGGCTGCGGCCGGAACCGCTCGACCGTGGCCGGCTTCCACGCGCTCCGCCAGGACATCCCGCACGAGCAGACCTTCGAGCTGGAGGCGGACGAGCCGCCCGTGCTGCTGGGCACCGACGAGGGGGCCAACCCCGTCGAGTATCTGCTCCACGCGCTGGCCTCGTGCCTCACCACCTCGCTCGTCTATCACGCGGCTGTGCGCGGCATCCACATCGAGGAGGTCGAATCCACCCTGGAAGGCGACCTCGATATCCGCGGCTTCATGGGCCTCGCCCCCGACGTGCGGAAGGGCTACCAGAACATCACCGTGACCTTCCGTGTGAAGAGCGACGCCCCGGCGGCCAAGCTCCGCGAGCTGGCCAACTTCTCCCCCGTCTTCGACGTCGTGTCCCACGGCACCAAGGTGGACCTGAAGATCGAGACGCGGGCCTGACGGCCCGGGGCACGTGCGAAGGGTCCCCTGAACAATGTGGCGGGGACCCTTCGCCGCGCCGGACGGCTCAATAGCGGCCGTAGGTGCGCGCGACCTCGATCAGGGCGAGGATGTTCTCGTCGGGCGTGTCGCGGCCGCACTGGTCGCCGGTGGAAAGGATGAAGCCGCCGCCCTCCGCCGCGTCGTCTATGGCCCTGCGCGAGGCGCGGCGCACCGTGTCGGGGCTGCCCTTGAGCATGACCTCGGTGGTGTGGAGATTGCCCATCAGGCTGATGCGCCTGCCGAACTCGCGCTTGAGGCGACCGAGGTCGCAGTCGCCCATGGGCGGAATCTCGAGCGGGTTGATGTTGTCCAGATCGCTCTCCTCGGCGGCGATCTTCACGAGCGAGTATTCGGGGCCGCAGCAGTGAATCTGGCTCACCACGCCCGCGGCCTTGCAGAGGGCCGTGACGTCCTGGAGCGTGGGGAGCGAGAGCTGGCGGAAGATCGGCTCGGGGTTCCAGATCATGTGGCCCGACATGCCGATGAGAATGGCGTCGGGCTTGTGGGCGACGAGCTCGCGGGTGCGGCGCACCGTGCGCTCGCGCTCGCGTTCGCAGCGCTCGATGACGGCGGTTGGGTTGTCATAGTACTCGTAGACGCCCTCGGGGCTGAAGCGCAGGCCGGGCAGGCCGACGCTGGGCAGCACGACCCCGCGGTCGCCCATGAGTTCCCTGGCCTTCTGGAAGGCGCTCATGCCGGGATAACTGGTGCGGCGCTCGACGTCTTCCCAGCGCTTCGGCGGGTCCGTGGGCAGGCCGGCCTTGGCCAGGGGCATGCCGCAGGTGGGCGGGTCGGCGATGTAGTAGACGTTGCACCAGTCGCTCCACTGCCGCCGGCGGCCGGCCTTCGCGTGGAAGCGGGTGTAGATGCGGTCGGGCGTTCGGGCCACGATGGCCTCTTGCCACTCGGGTCTGCCCGCGGCCTCCTTGAGGTCGCAATCAAGCCGATAGGGCAGGCCGGCGAGCCAGCCGTCGTGACCGAAGTGCTTCACCGCCTCGATGTAGGCCAGCCACAGCGGCGGATCGTGGTGGAGATAGATGTCCCAGAACGGCTTGCCCGTGAGGCGGCAGGGGATCATGTTCGACATGTCGGGCGCGGCGGGCACGCAGTCGGGCTGGCCGTTGCGCATCGCGGTGAGCATTCGTTCTCTCGGCGTCATTCGCGGGCCTTTCCGCTCAGAAGCGGTCGTAGGGGAAGAAGACGAGCGAGCGGGCGGGGAAGAGGGCGTCGGCGAGGGGCCGGGCGGCAGGGCTGATGCGGACCTCGCCGAGGAAGACGGCGGCGGCCGGTGTGTGGAAGCCGACGACGAGGCGGCAGAGCCTGTCCTGGGTGGCGGTGATGGTGGCAAGAGCAGGGTCGCGGGGTGGGGACACCCCGCCCACAGGCGCAGAGGCCCCGCCCACGATGCTGACCTTGCCCCTTGCGATAGCGAGGTCCACGGTGCCAATGTCGGTCTTCAGGCGCAGACGCCCGCTCCAGCCTGCGGCGGGCGAGGCGGCGAGCAGCCGCTCCCACTCGGGCGCCATGTGCCGGCAAAGGTTCTCCAGGTTCGCGATCCGGACCATGCTGCCGCCGCGATGGCCGATCCACGAGCGCGTCTCGCAGCCGTCGGCGATGCAGAACCGGCCGATGGGGTGAGCGGGGTCGAGCTCGAGGCGCAGGTTGGGCTTCTCACAGGCCTTCGCCACCTTGGCCATGTCGGCCAGGACCGAGCGCACGCCGTCCAGGTCGGGCTTGCGGCCCAGGCTGACCTCGGTGAGGATGAGCGCATCGCCCTCGGCGCGAGCGCGGTAGTAGGCGCGGGCGCGGCCCTTGGGGTCGGCGAGCACGCGGCAGAGCTTCTCGCGCAGGGCCTGCTGGAGCCAGGCGTCGCCCCAGCGCTCCATCGCGCCGTCGCGGATGGCCAGGTCGTCGGCGTGGAGGCGGCGAATGGCGGCGAGGTCGGCCCGCCGGGCGCGGCGGCCCTTGTAGGAGCCGCTCAGGCGCGCGGCCTGTGCGCGCGGGAGCTGCACCCAGGCGTTCCAGGCGCCCACCGCGAAGCCGA
This window encodes:
- a CDS encoding carbohydrate binding domain-containing protein — translated: MISRLALSVFALLTLSMARAEDAMFPFVISYDAPDNITNASAWLPRPAGKHGFVRVKDGRFATEAGPIRFWATNLCFEACFPPREVAERVAARLARLGINCVRMHHMDNHSIWGKSPNKTIIDPEKLERLDYLIYQLKLHGVYTNLNLHVSRWLDDKEGFPHRDQRPNYDKGLDNFEPRMIELQKKYARDLLTHVNPYTKAAYVAEPAIAFVEINNENALFAEWGWGGLDRLPDPYAATFRSLWNAWLRKKHGNTEALARVWNVGSQALGGEMLTNGDFAKPLAEPWHIEISGPAKAAWSVQPDGPDGKPFLRVAVERMGDQAWIPQFAHIGLAVKRGQVYTLTFRARSDRKRRLSLNCMMAHEPWGQLGFYTSVEIGPEWKAHRLSFIPNASDDNARITFTSLEPGTYELAAVSLRPGGIVGLEPGQKLEDDSVPVLKHGQLSVTPAARNDWADFLWDTERDYWWGMYRFLKDELKCQPLVAGTQMGYSPTHIQAGLDFCDAHSYWQHPHFPGRPWDMANWTVNNIALVNSPPGTLGDLAARRVLGKPYAVSEYNHPMPNQFAAEGLPMIAAVGAFQGWDAIYSFAYNHNDRPEPRRIESFFDIKADPAKLAHSIACAAMFLRGDVRTSGAMLRARMPREKEREELHRALNAWNLKTSAFGLDARLPLLAGVGLDIQEAPAASAAASPPLAAEMKVLLSQTGELQWNVSEKGAGYFTASAPRVKLFTGFVRGRTFDLGGGVSLAIGKTALDWATVTMTCIDGEGFDKPGRILIAATGDIRNKGAQLRDLGGGRVTLGNQWGDEPVMCEGVPAEITLPAAPDRVKLYPLDENGHRRAAVATAAKDGKALLQLGPEHKTIWYEVEVK
- a CDS encoding MFS transporter; translation: MPPDLDARGQPLPEMPDAKRGRALLFVGLAVAAVAFALALQIGLCDNFVVAELDLKGFHKGVLEAVREACGIVSLGILALLAGVAEPLLGAAMLALFAVGLGSYTFVPDFRWLLIASVVWSQGLHVWMPLPESMTLSLAEPGRSGFRLGQVRSAGAAGFGLGIGAALGLTLLGVRMRPMFLVAGAFGLLAAALCFGIPRDLKTPGPRLVFRRRYGLYYLLSFLDGWRRQIFLCFAGFLLVREYGTRLEIILLLLGTVQVISYFTMPWVGRLIDRVGERRILVLYFCTVTLIFIGYTFIGNRYALYVLYVADNCFSALAAALTVYVGRIAPPGERTPTLGMGVAMNHVSAVLMPLLGGLLWQHFGYQWTFLAGVAAALASIAVAFRVPPKESG
- a CDS encoding OsmC family protein produces the protein MAQAVAEETLINGVDVTALGEKAEALRSDPGLGKSRFRITNRWLGCGRNRSTVAGFHALRQDIPHEQTFELEADEPPVLLGTDEGANPVEYLLHALASCLTTSLVYHAAVRGIHIEEVESTLEGDLDIRGFMGLAPDVRKGYQNITVTFRVKSDAPAAKLRELANFSPVFDVVSHGTKVDLKIETRA
- a CDS encoding uroporphyrinogen decarboxylase family protein — its product is MTPRERMLTAMRNGQPDCVPAAPDMSNMIPCRLTGKPFWDIYLHHDPPLWLAYIEAVKHFGHDGWLAGLPYRLDCDLKEAAGRPEWQEAIVARTPDRIYTRFHAKAGRRRQWSDWCNVYYIADPPTCGMPLAKAGLPTDPPKRWEDVERRTSYPGMSAFQKARELMGDRGVVLPSVGLPGLRFSPEGVYEYYDNPTAVIERCERERERTVRRTRELVAHKPDAILIGMSGHMIWNPEPIFRQLSLPTLQDVTALCKAAGVVSQIHCCGPEYSLVKIAAEESDLDNINPLEIPPMGDCDLGRLKREFGRRISLMGNLHTTEVMLKGSPDTVRRASRRAIDDAAEGGGFILSTGDQCGRDTPDENILALIEVARTYGRY
- a CDS encoding GNAT family N-acetyltransferase: MPTRRLAPSSCEIRGPATRREILALADLYGKAFGRYQPLYDSFLDKHFRQMPREQWRLARALWAPDGSPVAMVRVCDRTMRLGAALVRVAGIGDVCTLPGLRKHGLMRTLFAHVNQFMHDEGYDLSLLFGIPNFYDKFGFAVGAWNAWVQLPRAQAARLSGSYKGRRARRADLAAIRRLHADDLAIRDGAMERWGDAWLQQALREKLCRVLADPKGRARAYYRARAEGDALILTEVSLGRKPDLDGVRSVLADMAKVAKACEKPNLRLELDPAHPIGRFCIADGCETRSWIGHRGGSMVRIANLENLCRHMAPEWERLLAASPAAGWSGRLRLKTDIGTVDLAIARGKVSIVGGASAPVGGVSPPRDPALATITATQDRLCRLVVGFHTPAAAVFLGEVRISPAARPLADALFPARSLVFFPYDRF